The genomic stretch TCTTTCCTGACATGCACATTCAGGAAGCGGATCTCTTCCTCCATGCCCTGCACCTCCATGTTGCCTTCTTGTAGTCGGCTGTCCTGCAGGCTCAGTTTCTTCTGCAAGCTGTGAATCTCCTGCTCGCGTTCCAGCAGCTGGATGCCACTGTCAGAGGTGAAGCAGAGTGAGCGTCATGGGTAATGCTTATAGCAGGTACCCAGAATTCAGTGTGACTCGCATGACAAGTCTCAAGAGGTCCACCTAAAAATCGCACTGACCTACCTTTTCACAAAATGTAGAAATGTAATCTATCTAAAAGTAACCAGGCTAAATGATGTGGCAGGGGGATCCAATAAATACCCATCCTTGGCACAACCCGGCAAGATGGGTGGTAGCCACCCTACCGTTCCCTGCGACTCTGCTTGGCTTGGTCATGGCTCTTCTGCAGGTGAAGCAGGCTCTGCTCGCAGAGATCGATGGTCTGAGTGAGGCTGCCGATGCTTAGCTTCTGCTCCTCACGCCGCTCGCTCATGGAGGTCAGGGCACAGGCCACCTTAGAGATGTCGTCCCTCAGACCGTCACGGATGGTGCAGCTGTGTCGGTGCTTAAGCTGGGATTTCTGGAGCAGCCTGGGCGTGGGGcccacagtagggggtagagaAGGGATTGCATCACATTGGTCGGCAGTGTTACACAGCAAAGGGGGAAAACACCAGAAAGCATGTCGCAGGATAGCTCGAGCTGTTCCTCCTGCCATATATGGATGGAAATTGACCGGTACCTGACGTATCTGAGAGGAACTGAAGTTATACCAGCAGCACAGGACAAGctaagtgcagaaaatgtctaATAGCTGCATAAAACTTTCAGTCAACGCCTGGACGTCTTAAGCAGAACCCTGCAGGGTCCATACCAGCGATTACATCATTCGTACTTTTCGTAGTTGGTGGCGGTGGTGTGCATGATCCTCATTTGATTCTCCTGGAATCTGGAGTTCTCCTGCATCTTCTCCAAGTTCTGAGAAGCCGTTTGGATGAGATGGACACACCTGTTCCGCTCGTTCTTCACAATGTCAAACAGTTTGGCAAATGCGCTTAGCCTGAGGGCCAGAGCAGAACAAGTTTGGGGCTCCTGAGGCAGCCAGTTCTCACACAGTCACTTTCCTGCATCACGACAGCTGATGGGCGGAGAGCAGACAAGACAATCTCTGGGTACAAGGAAATGAGCCTTCTGCCTCTGAATGCGGAACAAACATGCACGTACCTGGCCTGCACATCCTGCGTTTCCCTCCTGTGCTCCCAAATCACCAAGCTTTTACCTTTCAGCTCCTGTTTGATGCGGTTGAACCTTTGCTATTGACAGTTAAGACAGGAGCTTAACAAAATCAAATTTTTCCAATTACatctaaaatattattttaccaCCTACAACAATGTTCTGTATTGTATACATGCAAGCTAATGATTCTTAGCACCTCAAGGCACAGCCAataacaatgtaatataaagctGACAGCAGTCAGCAGTAAGAGGAGCCCTATAGTAGTACTGCTGATTAAGCCTCAGTCCCGTGTGCGGCTACCTGAGCTCGGATCAGCTCCCGAGATTTCTGCTGCCTCTCGTCCGCTTTGATCTGGGTCAGGCACCTAAGGTGGTGCAGGTTCTGCCTGCGCTGGTGTGCCTCCTGCATCAGTGCTTGCTCCTTCTCCAGGGCCTTCTCTACCGCCAGAGCCTCCGCCTCTGTCATCGATTGCTGCACACAGCCATCAACAGTCGCATGTGACCGCCGTTCTTCGGCTATGCACCGACTGTATATATGacccctgacctttgacctcaatCAACTGGCTGCACAGTACTGACAAGTGGCCATAGCCTATCAAATATAGGACACTATAAAAAAATCTGCCATTATTATCACCAAAAGTGCAGTTTTACCATATAACATTTAACTATTTACAATGTAAATGAACTGTAAGCTGGCTGATAGCTGGAACCGCTTGACGTTCGATAGCATTATCTGTTGCTTGCATGCAAATTCACCTGGTGCATGATGTTACGCTTCAGAATTTCAACTTCTCTTTCCAGCTTCTTTCTCCTCTGTAGTATTCCGTCGCTCTTAGGCACTGCGTCCCTCTGCAACAGAGAGGACCGACGCCGGAGCTGAGTGGGATGAAGCCGTTCAAAGAATGCCGGGCTGCAATGCAGCCGCGAACCGTGCGCCAGAGTCATGTACAGACTTTACGAGGAGCAGGTACTGAAACGAGGGGTGCCGGGGCTCGCACCCGGCTAATTCTGCAGATCAGGGCAGGACTAGGAGGGGCATGTACCCCCAGTATTTATCTGAGCTTCATTCTGGCCTCCAAAATAGAGAATTATACATTTAACTTCTGCCCCCTCAATATCAAGCTATCTCCTATGCAATTGAACCTGGGGCACTTTTTAATCATTCAggcacccccagccccccacctaCACGTGCCTGCTGGGTGTGATCCGGACCCACCTGTGTTTTGGTTCTGCTGTACTGGGACTCTGTGTATTCTAGTGCTTCACTGGCCAGCTTCACCTGAAGCTCCAGTTTCTTCAGGCTACGCAGCTGCCTCTCTTTCTCTCGCACCCGTCTGCCCAAGATTTCACGCACGCTCTGCTTCTCCGATGCAGCGTGACTGAGGTTTATTTCCAACAAGCACCTGTGGGTTGAGTATTGATCACCCGGGTCAGCTCAGGTACCCGCTCTACGCCTCTCACTTTAGCTCTGTTTATGCTGCGCTTAAGGTCGCTGTTCTACTTCTGGCCGCTAGCCAGCCATGGGTATCCAGTGCTTACGGTCTAATGCTCCACAAAGTACACTGAGACGCAGCCATTAGTAAACAGTTTCTAATGGAACAACCCTGATGCAATTAGCCCCTTGCTACACAGCTTAATATAGACTGAGCTCATAGCTGGACGTTTCACACAGTGTTTTATCTCTGTGAAGTCATCAAGGTTGAATACTCCAGGGAAAGACAGTAGGCCCCCCACCGGATCCGGAGCAGTGCCCTTGACCGCCACTGTGTGAGCTGTCAGTGATATAGGATGAGGTTGTGTCTGTCTACCTCTGAGAGCTTAAGGCTGCCAGCTTCTCACTGGTCATGCTCTGCTCCTGCTGCAGCTCGCCCTGTCTGTGCTCTGCCGCCTCTAGCAGCCTCCTCTGGTtctccagctcctgcagctccgtCTGACGCTCCTCCTCAAGCCTCTGCAGCTGTGTCTCCATATTCTTCAGCAGCTGGCCCATTTCTGACAGCTGTTCGTCCAGCTCTGCCTTTCTCTTGCTTgtggccctgggggggggggggggtaaaggagGAACGTCCATTCTGACTGTCACCCTCTTCTTTCCACCACCATCAGGTGGCCCTGTGACTTCAAATGCACACCAGCTGTTGCTTACTCCTTTTTGGAGGTGATTCTCTCAGTCTCCTTCTTCAGATGGAGAGGCACGGAAAGGAGCTGGACCAGTTGAGCCTAATGAGGAACCGGAAATCGACGCTTAGTCTTCTGGAGGATGTGCCCATTGCGATTTCAGATAACTAAAAACAGTGCTGCTTACCTCAAACAGCTCGATAGCCTCATTCTTGCCATGCAATTCCTGCTGCTTGTCCTGCAGGTGCTTCTGCTTGGCCTCCAGATTCTCCTCCAGGCTCTTGATCTCCACATGTCTCTGGGTGAt from Brienomyrus brachyistius isolate T26 chromosome 3, BBRACH_0.4, whole genome shotgun sequence encodes the following:
- the ccdc146 gene encoding coiled-coil domain-containing protein 146 isoform X1; the encoded protein is MAIFTRKDADCTLSWRPVPRVPVHVVHKTSDAQIYSTANHRRGTQEARTMKGSVCSEEGEHGPEETPISALAPQADSQEEILALAATNPAIQCLEELCSAGKLTGARAAELKASVKQLQDTLKSLQESEVRLLQEAKGYTSELQRQQWELERAERFDEAPSTEAGGMRQQVLNLSNDLWLSEERQSQQQFQLERLEDRRAVLHMERRPQLKAAELEKKVEGLRESCEELKKEITQRHVEIKSLEENLEAKQKHLQDKQQELHGKNEAIELFEAQLVQLLSVPLHLKKETERITSKKEATSKRKAELDEQLSEMGQLLKNMETQLQRLEEERQTELQELENQRRLLEAAEHRQGELQQEQSMTSEKLAALSSQRCLLEINLSHAASEKQSVREILGRRVREKERQLRSLKKLELQVKLASEALEYTESQYSRTKTQRDAVPKSDGILQRRKKLEREVEILKRNIMHQQSMTEAEALAVEKALEKEQALMQEAHQRRQNLHHLRCLTQIKADERQQKSRELIRAQQRFNRIKQELKGKSLVIWEHRRETQDVQARLSAFAKLFDIVKNERNRCVHLIQTASQNLEKMQENSRFQENQMRIMHTTATNYEKLLQKSQLKHRHSCTIRDGLRDDISKVACALTSMSERREEQKLSIGSLTQTIDLCEQSLLHLQKSHDQAKQSRRERGIQLLEREQEIHSLQKKLSLQDSRLQEGNMEVQGMEEEIRFLNVHVRKEKRQIKLLCKQLLDKKALEEQITTLQKQLLECRDRVQELEEAVADPARDNRIRSLAGEDPTPAKLSKKIEQLEEHLAEQENQLLEKELLYEQVTRLCERIQAKAENGKQDTLDLAKKVNKVQGRIKDTTRKMMALLSELSMQQATAMTLQQELKNRERHLDSCCTRLEQGLPPSPDMELEWQRAQSDKHHRKAFLQERARLMEEEKRNQLPDGTYTTAEPRPNSYLPQGAELPLPRPYGALAPFKPTELGSNMRHIRKPEPKPIEI
- the ccdc146 gene encoding coiled-coil domain-containing protein 146 isoform X2 is translated as MLKEWTIDESLARICRICVQELEKKVEGLRESCEELKKEITQRHVEIKSLEENLEAKQKHLQDKQQELHGKNEAIELFEAQLVQLLSVPLHLKKETERITSKKEATSKRKAELDEQLSEMGQLLKNMETQLQRLEEERQTELQELENQRRLLEAAEHRQGELQQEQSMTSEKLAALSSQRCLLEINLSHAASEKQSVREILGRRVREKERQLRSLKKLELQVKLASEALEYTESQYSRTKTQRDAVPKSDGILQRRKKLEREVEILKRNIMHQQSMTEAEALAVEKALEKEQALMQEAHQRRQNLHHLRCLTQIKADERQQKSRELIRAQQRFNRIKQELKGKSLVIWEHRRETQDVQARLSAFAKLFDIVKNERNRCVHLIQTASQNLEKMQENSRFQENQMRIMHTTATNYEKLLQKSQLKHRHSCTIRDGLRDDISKVACALTSMSERREEQKLSIGSLTQTIDLCEQSLLHLQKSHDQAKQSRRERGIQLLEREQEIHSLQKKLSLQDSRLQEGNMEVQGMEEEIRFLNVHVRKEKRQIKLLCKQLLDKKALEEQITTLQKQLLECRDRVQELEEAVADPARDNRIRSLAGEDPTPAKLSKKIEQLEEHLAEQENQLLEKELLYEQVTRLCERIQAKAENGKQDTLDLAKKVNKVQGRIKDTTRKMMALLSELSMQQATAMTLQQELKNRERHLDSCCTRLEQGLPPSPDMELEWQRAQSDKHHRKAFLQERARLMEEEKRNQLPDGTYTTAEPRPNSYLPQGAELPLPRPYGALAPFKPTELGSNMRHIRKPEPKPIEI